Proteins encoded together in one uncultured Desulfosarcina sp. window:
- the rpsU gene encoding 30S ribosomal protein S21: MKAIEVKVFDNDLEKAMRILKKKIQNDGLFKRLKLKKSYEKPSEYRRRKEREALRRQRIAAARSRRYR, encoded by the coding sequence TTGAAAGCAATTGAAGTCAAGGTGTTCGACAACGATCTCGAAAAAGCCATGCGTATTCTGAAGAAAAAAATTCAGAATGATGGCCTCTTCAAGCGCCTGAAGTTGAAAAAAAGCTACGAAAAACCGAGCGAGTATCGTCGTCGCAAAGAACGTGAGGCCTTGCGCCGCCAGCGCATCGCCGCAGCAAGAAGCAGGAGATATCGTTAG
- a CDS encoding adenylate kinase, with protein MNILFFGPNGSGKGTQGAILKDKYNTPHIESGAIFRENIGKGTELGAQAKAYIDKGDLVPDEITIPMILDRLKQDDCKNGWLLDGFPRNKNQAIKLDEALKKAGMALDIVVEILLDREIAKNRIMGRRLCVNDNNHPNNIYIDAIKPDGDKCRVCGGDLKTRDDDQDEAAINKRHNIYYDTTEGTLASAYYFKDLAGAGLKYITLDGAPSVKEVTAELVSKLD; from the coding sequence ATGAACATCTTGTTTTTTGGCCCCAACGGCAGCGGCAAGGGAACCCAGGGTGCAATCCTGAAAGACAAATACAACACCCCGCACATCGAATCCGGGGCGATCTTTCGCGAAAATATCGGCAAAGGCACCGAACTGGGCGCCCAAGCCAAGGCTTACATCGACAAGGGCGATCTGGTACCCGACGAGATTACCATTCCCATGATCCTCGACCGTCTGAAACAAGACGACTGTAAAAACGGCTGGCTGCTGGACGGTTTCCCCCGCAACAAGAACCAGGCCATCAAACTGGACGAGGCCCTCAAGAAAGCCGGCATGGCCCTGGACATCGTCGTGGAAATTCTTCTGGACCGCGAAATCGCCAAGAACCGCATCATGGGCCGCCGCCTGTGCGTCAACGACAACAACCACCCCAACAACATCTACATCGACGCCATCAAACCCGACGGAGACAAATGCCGGGTGTGCGGCGGCGATCTGAAGACCCGCGACGACGACCAGGATGAGGCAGCCATCAACAAGCGCCACAACATCTACTACGACACCACTGAAGGCACCCTGGCATCGGCCTACTACTTCAAGGATCTGGCCGGAGCAGGCCTGAAATACATCACCCTGGACGGCGCCCCCAGCGTGAAAGAAGTTACCGCCGAACTGGTCTCCAAACTGGACTAA